One genomic segment of [Phormidium] sp. ETS-05 includes these proteins:
- a CDS encoding filamentous hemagglutinin N-terminal domain-containing protein: MKHQILSKVQVFWALPTLQLSLLLVNPDPAQCQIIPDSSLGNENSRITPDSINSIPTDRIDGGAIRGSNLFHSFSEFNIGEGRGAYFSNPTGIDNIFNRVTGGNISQINGTLGVLGNANLFFINPNGIVFGPNARLDLRGSFLGSTANSILFENGLVFSARHPEAPPLLTVSIPIGLQLRTPSGEAPGALQVNGTGHSLDIANLISAPRSYPDLQLDGVNQADSGLQVPPGQTLALIGGEVAINGGILNANDGSIEISSVENGNIRIAPDHDGWSFDYHGVETWGNIRLSQQAFFNLNNRGNYSLFFHGDIISLDNNSLIIGNHTNISFQAAKLTEIKNSLILSYNYAETENINQNILDNSHNVGSENLAANMISKIDETPVKPGNITINTGDFRIFEGGLITTTFGGVAGGNLTISAREGAEVDGSFLAATTFGAGRGGDIQIDTKVLSVRNGGGILARTHSEAMTGNISVVATENVDIIGTAGTESASKLVVNVAPGATGNGGNLTIETGRLLVVDGGQIAANTAGAGNAGSLNVRSATQVEVIGTGATSEEFTGLFALVEEGATGHGGNLIVETDRLYVKQGGEIGAGTFGIGNGGELTLKATDIIEVAGTDLEGFPANIYTDTLNAGKGGNMTIETRHLSVRDGGQISAGTFGSGEGGNMQIRAAETISLAGWAPVIPNADNFLDATGTRFPSGLFASTSKDATGNGGNMTLETQELRVIDGAEISASTFGSGGAGNLTLKASASVILGENRNTTDTPIISLISADTRSSGRGGTLTIETPRLRVADGSQISTRTFGAGPGGALMVKAGESVTLDGTAADGTRSGLFVSVQPLATGAGGTLNLETQRLRVLDGALVEGSTLGDGDAGSVNIRARDTVEVIGATPVGASGLFASAVNGSGRGGDLSVVTNRLLIKDGGTIAASNFHSRNLLPPGTGPAGNIQITADSVLLENGASLNALAAVGDKGNMTVNARNIQLRQNSQLNTNAQGTATGGNITINTEILAALEDSNISANAQQSFGGSITINARGIFGAKFRNQQTPDSDITATSELGASFNGTVEINTPAVDPSSGLVTLPENFADIANLIDRDPCTSGGESSFTITGRGGLPPNPTDLLSSNLARSTWIDVSRFVVGLQPKPVQGDGETGGDRGAFLEWGWEWGPGDRNKGLPVSPSPRLPVSSPPSPRLPVSPCPLAPQPPCLFPPRLPISPRRAKALLRTG, translated from the coding sequence ATGAAACATCAAATTTTGTCCAAAGTCCAAGTATTTTGGGCATTGCCCACCCTACAACTAAGTTTATTGCTGGTAAATCCCGACCCAGCCCAATGTCAAATTATCCCAGACAGCTCGTTGGGGAATGAAAACTCCCGCATCACTCCAGACAGTATCAACAGCATCCCCACAGATAGAATCGACGGGGGCGCAATTCGGGGTAGTAACCTGTTTCACAGCTTTAGCGAATTCAATATTGGTGAAGGTAGAGGCGCTTATTTCAGCAACCCCACCGGCATTGACAATATATTTAACCGCGTCACTGGGGGCAATATATCCCAAATCAACGGCACTTTGGGAGTGTTGGGCAATGCCAACTTATTTTTCATCAATCCTAATGGCATTGTGTTTGGTCCCAATGCCCGCCTAGATTTGCGGGGTTCTTTTTTAGGCAGTACCGCCAACAGCATTTTATTTGAAAATGGCCTTGTCTTCAGCGCTCGTCACCCCGAAGCTCCTCCCCTACTAACGGTGAGCATTCCCATTGGGCTGCAGTTGCGCACACCGTCAGGAGAGGCTCCGGGGGCGTTGCAAGTTAACGGCACTGGGCACAGTCTCGACATTGCCAATCTGATATCAGCACCCAGAAGCTACCCTGACCTTCAACTCGACGGCGTTAATCAGGCTGACTCTGGTTTACAAGTGCCTCCCGGCCAAACTCTGGCCTTAATTGGGGGCGAAGTTGCTATTAATGGTGGCATTCTCAATGCCAATGACGGCTCAATAGAAATCAGCTCGGTGGAAAATGGCAATATCCGCATAGCTCCCGACCATGATGGCTGGAGTTTTGATTATCATGGGGTAGAAACATGGGGTAATATCCGGCTCAGCCAACAAGCCTTCTTTAATCTTAATAATCGGGGAAATTATTCATTATTTTTTCATGGAGACATAATTTCTTTAGACAATAATTCACTGATAATCGGGAATCATACTAATATTTCTTTTCAAGCCGCTAAGCTAACCGAAATCAAAAATAGTCTAATTTTATCATATAATTACGCCGAAACCGAAAATATCAATCAAAATATTTTAGATAATTCTCACAATGTTGGTTCTGAAAATTTGGCTGCTAACATGATTAGTAAAATTGATGAAACCCCGGTAAAACCAGGAAATATCACCATAAATACCGGCGATTTTAGGATATTTGAGGGCGGCTTGATAACTACTACATTTGGCGGGGTTGCCGGTGGGAATTTGACGATATCAGCCAGGGAAGGGGCAGAGGTTGACGGTTCCTTCCTCGCCGCCACCACATTTGGCGCTGGTAGAGGTGGCGATATTCAGATTGACACCAAGGTTTTAAGCGTGAGGAATGGGGGAGGGATATTGGCTCGTACCCATAGTGAAGCTATGACGGGCAATATATCCGTAGTGGCAACGGAAAATGTAGATATTATCGGCACGGCGGGGACTGAATCGGCGAGCAAATTGGTGGTAAATGTGGCACCGGGTGCCACGGGCAATGGTGGCAATTTGACCATAGAAACCGGAAGGCTGTTGGTAGTGGATGGGGGACAAATTGCTGCTAATACCGCCGGAGCCGGGAATGCTGGTTCTCTGAATGTGCGATCGGCCACACAAGTAGAAGTAATTGGTACTGGTGCCACTAGCGAAGAATTTACCGGCTTATTTGCCCTTGTGGAAGAAGGCGCCACGGGTCACGGTGGTAATCTGATTGTGGAAACCGATCGCCTGTACGTCAAACAAGGTGGCGAAATTGGTGCAGGCACCTTTGGCATTGGCAATGGGGGAGAATTAACCCTAAAAGCCACAGATATTATAGAAGTCGCCGGTACAGACCTTGAGGGCTTTCCCGCCAACATCTACACCGACACTTTAAATGCCGGGAAAGGCGGGAATATGACTATTGAAACCCGACACCTGAGCGTCCGCGACGGTGGGCAAATATCTGCAGGCACCTTTGGCAGCGGTGAAGGGGGAAATATGCAAATCAGAGCCGCTGAAACAATCTCCCTTGCAGGCTGGGCTCCTGTCATTCCCAATGCAGATAACTTCCTAGATGCCACTGGCACCCGTTTTCCCTCTGGACTGTTTGCTAGCACCAGCAAAGATGCCACCGGTAATGGTGGTAATATGACTTTGGAAACCCAAGAATTGCGGGTAATCGATGGTGCCGAGATATCAGCCAGCACCTTCGGGTCTGGTGGCGCGGGAAATCTGACCCTCAAAGCTTCTGCATCGGTGATTTTAGGTGAAAACCGCAACACCACAGACACACCAATCATTTCTCTGATTTCTGCTGACACGAGAAGTTCTGGGCGGGGGGGCACTTTAACCATTGAAACGCCTCGGTTGCGGGTGGCTGATGGTAGCCAAATCTCTACCCGCACTTTTGGCGCTGGTCCTGGGGGTGCTTTGATGGTAAAAGCGGGCGAATCAGTCACTTTAGACGGCACCGCCGCTGACGGCACTCGCAGCGGCTTATTCGTTTCCGTGCAACCGCTCGCCACGGGAGCTGGTGGCACTCTGAACCTGGAAACTCAGCGGTTGCGAGTTTTAGATGGCGCTCTGGTAGAAGGCAGCACCTTGGGGGATGGGGATGCTGGTTCGGTAAATATCCGCGCCAGGGATACGGTGGAAGTGATTGGTGCGACTCCTGTTGGTGCTAGCGGTCTGTTTGCTAGTGCGGTAAATGGCAGCGGTCGGGGGGGAGATTTGTCTGTGGTGACGAATCGACTCTTGATCAAAGATGGGGGAACGATCGCCGCTAGCAACTTCCACAGCCGCAACCTCTTACCTCCGGGCACCGGACCGGCTGGTAATATTCAGATTACTGCTGATTCCGTGTTGTTAGAAAATGGCGCCAGCTTAAACGCCCTTGCTGCCGTAGGCGACAAAGGAAATATGACCGTCAATGCCAGAAATATTCAGTTGCGCCAAAATTCTCAACTCAATACCAATGCCCAAGGTACGGCTACTGGGGGGAATATTACGATTAATACGGAGATTTTAGCTGCCCTTGAGGATAGCAATATCAGCGCTAACGCCCAGCAGAGCTTTGGAGGTAGCATCACGATTAATGCTCGGGGCATCTTTGGTGCTAAATTCCGGAATCAGCAAACCCCCGATAGCGATATTACCGCCACCTCGGAACTGGGTGCCTCTTTCAACGGTACGGTGGAAATTAATACCCCAGCGGTGGACCCTAGTTCTGGTTTGGTGACGCTGCCTGAGAATTTCGCAGATATCGCCAATTTAATCGATCGCGACCCCTGCACTAGCGGCGGCGAAAGCTCCTTCACCATCACCGGACGCGGTGGCTTACCGCCCAACCCCACGGACCTCCTCAGTAGTAACCTCGCCCGATCGACTTGGATTGATGTATCCAGGTTTGTAGTTGGGCTTCAGCCCAAGCCAGTCCAGGGAGATGGGGAGACGGGGGGAGACAGGGGGGCCTTTTTGGAATGGGGATGGGAATGGGGGCCAGGAGATAGGAATAAGGGTCTCCCCGTCTCCCCGTCTCCCCGTCTCCCCGTCTCCTCCCCCCCGTCTCCCCGTCTCCCCGTCTCCCCTTGCCCCCTTGCCCCCCAGCCCCCCTGCCTCTTCCCCCCCCGTCTCCCCATCTCCCCAAGGAGGGCTAAAGCCCTACTACGAACCGGGTAG
- a CDS encoding calcium-binding protein: MAGLTTDGFYDFTAGNDTLTIETDPNRGTIASAPQGVRALEGDDSIFGSTAADSINGNQGNDSLYGALGDDYLRGGRDADLVQGEDGNDILNGNKGEDLVLGGAGNDTVRGGQDADLLVGGEGNDLLIGDLGFDGLTGNAGADWFVLRSDALDSIGGDALLDFRAAEGDKIVLTGGLTEADLTFQEKNLSITDIQSILPLPDDIPTEFLTPQIFIMAAQQLLGVDIDPDGNNVITGTSIVVASTGAELGFAVNVTAADITGNFQAAPPRLALLGVNVLCPLSKSPLSKSPLSLVKQPVGWARLNQLISCE, from the coding sequence ATGGCAGGATTAACTACCGATGGATTTTACGATTTTACTGCTGGCAATGACACCCTGACGATCGAAACTGATCCGAATCGAGGGACGATCGCCTCTGCCCCCCAAGGCGTGCGCGCCCTAGAAGGTGACGATAGCATATTTGGGTCCACCGCCGCCGACAGCATCAACGGCAACCAAGGCAATGATTCCCTCTATGGCGCTCTTGGGGATGATTATCTCCGAGGTGGTAGAGATGCAGACCTGGTACAGGGCGAGGATGGCAACGATATCCTCAATGGTAACAAGGGTGAGGATTTAGTTCTCGGTGGCGCTGGTAATGATACAGTCCGGGGCGGTCAGGATGCGGACCTGCTCGTGGGTGGCGAAGGTAACGACTTGTTAATCGGCGATTTGGGTTTCGATGGGTTGACGGGAAACGCCGGAGCGGATTGGTTTGTACTCAGGAGCGATGCCTTAGATTCGATCGGCGGGGATGCACTCCTGGATTTCCGCGCCGCCGAGGGGGATAAGATTGTCCTCACTGGCGGTCTCACCGAAGCCGATTTAACCTTCCAGGAAAAGAATTTATCCATTACGGACATCCAAAGTATCCTCCCCCTCCCAGATGATATTCCCACCGAATTTCTCACCCCCCAAATCTTCATAATGGCAGCGCAGCAGCTTTTAGGTGTGGATATCGACCCCGATGGCAATAACGTCATCACCGGTACATCTATTGTCGTCGCTAGCACCGGCGCTGAGCTTGGTTTTGCCGTCAACGTCACCGCCGCTGACATTACGGGCAACTTCCAAGCCGCCCCCCCCAGACTTGCTCTCCTTGGGGTAAATGTCCTTTGTCCTTTGTCCAAGAGTCCTTTGTCCAAGAGTCCTTTGTCCCTAGTTAAGCAACCTGTAGGGTGGGCAAGGCTAAACCAGTTAATTTCATGTGAATAA
- a CDS encoding filamentous hemagglutinin N-terminal domain-containing protein: MKDNVIKDKSFSLALRIVKLFQIDNYPLSIVPYQLSIIIGLILGNIASLLLINPDLAQGQIIPDNSLGNESSRITPMTINGLPTDRIDGGAIRGSNLFHSFSEFNIEAGKGAYFTNPNGINNIFSRVTGSNRSNINGTLGVLGNANLFFINPNGIVFGPNARLDLRGSFVGATAESVLFDQGIEWGTSNPQAAPLLTVNIPIGLQFRSNPGTIEVQSTSGLEVAPGQTLALLGGDINLNGGKLNATGGSIQLGAYEGSLFSAPVLAPGMNIRLSNGAAILNNSNLDNSPDNITDDANGNLGNINIRANSLVELIDSFVETDNKSSGNGGNINITTMRLHLGNQAYIATSTYGGGAGGNLTINASEAVTLIGEGQDVFVQTIESKLFNNTLTITDRVAGLFAGTQGPGNAGTIQVNTPSLFLDNGAVIFGPTFGSGTGGRIQLRASEIEVISGGISSSSHYLNGASTGNTGEIEIETGQLILREGARLANTTFTSGDGGNLEVKASEFVELASTPVGSVVGTGMFANSIGRTGNSGNIIIETPSLRVRDGARISVTSGFDTGNGEIDIGGKGGNIVIRADTVELTGVSADGNFQSSLSSATFTGADGGNISIETGALILGGGAEISANTLGVGNAGNIEISARDLVQLSGRDAVGLKPTVIQSDTRGAGAGGNITIDTRRLEVSDRAFISTSTFGSGHGGSINVHARESVELLGIGYSEFAEKVIQNFFNRTISLDDRITGIYAGTQGSGNAGNIEIETGQLLLQDGSILFTPTFSAGSGGEINILASERVEIQGSGIGASVLTSGVGGSITIDTKQVILGQGTLVANSTVGDGNAGNIVVLASELVQLDSTPVGTNWHRDLFQYDRWCGSRREYHHCHTLFADAGWCPDIHWYWAQYR; the protein is encoded by the coding sequence ATGAAAGATAATGTTATTAAGGATAAATCATTTTCATTGGCATTGCGGATTGTGAAACTATTCCAGATTGATAATTATCCCTTATCAATTGTGCCTTATCAATTGTCAATTATCATAGGTTTAATCCTAGGTAATATTGCCAGTTTATTGCTGATTAATCCCGACCTAGCCCAGGGTCAAATTATCCCAGATAACTCATTGGGGAATGAAAGCTCCCGCATCACCCCTATGACCATCAACGGACTGCCCACAGATAGAATCGATGGGGGGGCAATTCGGGGTAGTAACCTATTTCACAGCTTTAGCGAATTCAACATCGAAGCCGGTAAAGGCGCTTATTTTACCAACCCCAACGGCATTAACAATATCTTTAGCCGCGTCACGGGTAGCAACCGCTCCAACATCAACGGCACTTTGGGGGTGTTGGGCAATGCCAACTTATTTTTCATCAATCCTAATGGCATTGTGTTTGGTCCCAATGCCCGCCTAGATTTGCGCGGTTCCTTTGTGGGAGCCACGGCGGAGAGCGTGTTATTTGACCAGGGTATAGAATGGGGAACCAGCAACCCCCAAGCCGCCCCTTTATTAACTGTAAATATTCCGATCGGCTTGCAATTTAGAAGTAATCCCGGCACCATAGAAGTGCAGAGTACATCAGGTTTAGAAGTAGCTCCCGGCCAAACTTTAGCCCTCCTGGGAGGAGATATCAACCTGAATGGGGGAAAACTGAATGCCACCGGGGGCAGCATCCAACTGGGAGCCTATGAAGGTTCTTTATTCAGCGCGCCGGTTTTGGCACCGGGGATGAATATTAGATTAAGTAACGGTGCCGCGATTTTAAATAATAGCAATTTGGACAATTCCCCAGACAACATCACAGATGATGCCAATGGGAATTTGGGAAACATAAACATTCGGGCAAATTCCCTGGTAGAACTTATTGATAGTTTTGTGGAAACTGATAATAAAAGTAGTGGTAATGGCGGTAATATTAATATTACCACTATGCGGTTGCACCTGGGCAATCAGGCATATATAGCTACTTCTACTTATGGTGGAGGCGCGGGGGGGAATCTGACAATAAATGCCTCGGAAGCAGTGACATTAATCGGTGAGGGACAGGATGTATTTGTGCAGACTATTGAAAGCAAATTATTCAATAATACCCTGACCATCACAGACCGAGTAGCCGGGTTATTTGCTGGGACGCAAGGTCCGGGCAATGCGGGGACGATACAAGTCAATACGCCTAGTTTATTTCTGGACAATGGGGCGGTAATTTTTGGGCCTACTTTTGGGTCTGGGACTGGGGGACGCATTCAGCTCAGAGCCTCGGAAATAGAAGTAATTTCTGGTGGGATTAGCTCTTCTAGTCATTATCTGAACGGTGCTAGTACCGGAAACACTGGGGAAATTGAGATTGAGACGGGGCAGTTAATTTTGCGGGAAGGCGCCCGCCTTGCGAATACTACTTTTACCTCTGGAGATGGGGGAAATTTGGAGGTAAAAGCCTCGGAATTTGTAGAACTTGCTTCTACTCCGGTGGGGAGTGTGGTGGGTACGGGGATGTTTGCCAATAGTATCGGTAGGACGGGCAATAGCGGCAATATCATTATTGAAACTCCCTCTTTGCGGGTGCGGGATGGGGCACGCATATCAGTTACTTCTGGGTTCGATACGGGTAATGGGGAGATCGACATTGGGGGCAAGGGTGGGAATATTGTTATCCGTGCCGATACGGTGGAATTAACTGGTGTTTCTGCTGATGGCAACTTCCAGAGCAGTTTGAGCAGTGCGACTTTTACTGGGGCTGATGGCGGTAACATTAGTATTGAAACTGGTGCGTTAATTTTGGGCGGTGGTGCGGAGATATCTGCCAATACTCTAGGTGTGGGAAATGCGGGAAATATTGAGATTAGCGCTAGGGATTTGGTGCAACTGAGTGGCAGGGATGCTGTGGGATTGAAACCAACGGTAATTCAGAGCGATACTAGGGGTGCTGGTGCGGGGGGGAATATTACTATTGATACCCGCCGACTGGAAGTGAGCGATCGGGCATTTATTTCCACCTCCACTTTTGGTAGTGGTCATGGAGGTTCTATCAATGTCCATGCCAGGGAATCTGTGGAATTGCTAGGCATTGGCTATTCAGAATTTGCCGAAAAAGTCATCCAGAACTTTTTTAACCGCACCATTAGCCTGGACGATCGGATCACTGGCATATATGCAGGCACCCAAGGCAGTGGCAATGCAGGCAACATCGAGATTGAAACTGGCCAGTTATTGCTCCAGGATGGTTCCATCCTCTTTACTCCCACCTTTAGCGCCGGATCTGGGGGAGAAATCAACATCCTTGCCTCAGAAAGGGTAGAAATTCAAGGCAGTGGCATTGGCGCATCGGTACTAACTTCTGGAGTTGGGGGGAGCATCACGATTGACACGAAACAAGTAATTCTGGGGCAGGGGACGTTGGTGGCAAATAGCACCGTGGGCGATGGTAATGCGGGCAATATTGTAGTGCTAGCCTCAGAATTGGTGCAATTAGACTCGACCCCAGTGGGCACCAATTGGCACCGGGATCTATTCCAATACGATCGGTGGTGCGGGAGCCGCCGGGAATATCATCATTGTCACACCTTATTTGCTGATGCGGGATGGTGCCCTGATATCCACTGGTACTGGGCTCAATACCGGTGA
- a CDS encoding ShlB/FhaC/HecB family hemolysin secretion/activation protein codes for MTNDKGCCSTMLGLSRVIYGHIAGSILPLLCLIPPATAQIIPSLEDNSGNSETEVAPENAESNWIDRFTVEKFEFEGNTAFSTEKLQEEIAEFSNRPITFAELLQAEAKITKLYTDNGYVNSGAAIPAQTIRNGTIKVQVIEGGLEDIKVFVNGRLSPNYIRSRLSRGTSTPLNQNRLLEAMQLLVLDPRIENISGELSAGARPERSLLEVRVEEADSFTTELFADNGRSPSVGSVRRGVRISHDNLLGLGDSLSASYTNTEGSNAYDFSYSLPVNGRNGSVSLSGGTTKTEVIEPPFDRVDILGDSVYYELSFRQPLIESPTRSLALGLAAARQESKTSLLGVNFPLSPGSDEDGETRVSALRFFQEWTSRTATSVFAARSQFSLGTGWFDATVNSQPPDSRFFSWRGQAQYVRRLPINSLLVVRTDAQLAPRTLVPLEQFGLGGFRSVRGYRQDTLLTDNGILTSAEWRVPVLQLEKVQGLVQLVPFIDFGIAWNSGTTPDPESNKLLGAGLGLQVSWGDLLDARIEWGVPLIEVESSDRTWQENGIYFSVNFRPF; via the coding sequence ATGACAAATGACAAAGGTTGTTGCAGCACTATGCTAGGCTTATCGCGAGTGATTTATGGCCATATTGCCGGGAGTATCTTGCCGCTTCTGTGCCTCATCCCACCAGCCACAGCGCAAATTATCCCTTCATTGGAAGATAATTCAGGCAATAGCGAAACCGAAGTCGCCCCAGAAAATGCTGAATCCAACTGGATAGACCGCTTCACCGTAGAAAAGTTTGAGTTTGAAGGCAACACCGCATTTTCTACAGAAAAACTACAAGAAGAAATAGCAGAATTTAGTAATAGACCCATAACTTTTGCCGAATTACTCCAAGCTGAAGCGAAAATAACCAAACTTTATACTGATAACGGATATGTCAACTCTGGGGCGGCAATTCCGGCTCAAACCATCAGAAACGGCACGATAAAAGTGCAAGTTATAGAAGGAGGACTGGAGGATATTAAAGTTTTTGTGAATGGTAGGCTGAGTCCTAACTACATCCGCAGCCGATTGAGCCGAGGCACCAGCACGCCTTTGAATCAAAACCGCCTGTTAGAAGCGATGCAGCTATTGGTACTCGACCCGAGAATTGAAAATATATCTGGGGAATTGTCGGCGGGAGCGCGTCCAGAGCGGAGCTTGCTGGAAGTGCGGGTGGAAGAGGCAGACTCATTTACTACGGAGTTATTTGCTGATAATGGGAGGTCTCCGAGTGTGGGGAGCGTCCGCCGGGGAGTACGTATCAGTCACGATAATCTATTAGGTCTTGGGGATAGCTTGAGTGCCAGCTACACCAACACGGAAGGCAGCAACGCCTATGATTTCAGCTATAGTTTGCCGGTGAATGGACGCAACGGCTCTGTGAGTCTGTCTGGGGGGACGACAAAGACAGAAGTAATTGAGCCGCCGTTTGACCGGGTGGATATTTTGGGGGACTCGGTTTACTATGAATTGAGCTTCCGTCAGCCACTGATTGAAAGTCCTACCAGGTCTTTGGCGTTGGGGTTAGCGGCGGCTCGTCAGGAGAGCAAAACTTCTCTGTTGGGGGTGAATTTTCCCTTATCTCCTGGTAGCGATGAAGATGGGGAAACTCGGGTATCGGCGTTGCGTTTTTTCCAGGAGTGGACATCTCGAACTGCTACATCGGTGTTTGCAGCCCGATCGCAATTCAGCCTCGGTACGGGCTGGTTTGATGCTACGGTCAATTCTCAACCCCCCGATAGCCGCTTTTTCTCCTGGCGGGGACAAGCTCAATACGTCCGCCGCCTGCCCATTAACAGCTTGCTGGTGGTTAGAACTGACGCCCAACTTGCCCCCAGAACCCTGGTTCCCTTGGAGCAATTCGGCTTAGGGGGGTTCCGCAGCGTTCGGGGCTACCGCCAAGATACTCTCCTCACCGATAATGGCATCTTAACTTCCGCCGAATGGCGAGTACCGGTTTTGCAGTTAGAAAAAGTCCAAGGGTTAGTGCAACTGGTTCCCTTTATCGATTTTGGCATCGCTTGGAACAGTGGCACTACCCCAGACCCAGAGTCTAATAAATTACTGGGAGCGGGTTTGGGCTTACAGGTGTCCTGGGGCGATTTGCTCGATGCACGGATTGAGTGGGGCGTACCTTTGATTGAGGTAGAATCGAGCGATCGTACCTGGCAAGAAAACGGCATCTACTTTTCTGTCAATTTTCGGCCATTCTGA
- the psaK gene encoding photosystem I reaction center subunit PsaK, producing MVYSTVLAAVPTTLAWGPNVAAVMIICNIIAIAFGKFTIKYPSAGPAMPSANLFGGFGLPAVIGTTCFGHILGAGVILGLANMGAL from the coding sequence TTGGTTTACTCAACTGTATTAGCGGCTGTACCTACTACTCTGGCATGGGGTCCCAACGTGGCGGCGGTGATGATTATTTGCAATATCATTGCGATCGCTTTCGGCAAATTTACGATTAAATATCCCAGTGCTGGTCCGGCGATGCCCTCTGCCAACCTTTTTGGCGGTTTTGGCTTGCCCGCAGTCATCGGTACTACTTGCTTCGGCCATATCTTGGGTGCTGGGGTGATTTTGGGACTGGCAAATATGGGCGCCCTTTAG